The DNA region GGcttttttgagagaaagaaagagggaagATAGTGAAAGATTGCGTTAACTGTTAAACAAGCAAGTGATTATAAATAAGTTTAGAGATACACTCAGTCTCACACAAATTTGCTGATGTGTGCGACTCTAAGTCGTGGAAACTTTTAGTCCACTTCTATTTATATAGACCTATTACTTTTGACTAATTTCTCATAGTCATACAAGTCAGcaatttatgaaattttgtgTGAAGATAGTCGTGATCATATTATCTCccacccaatatatatatatatatatatatatatattcttattaaaattttcaattttgaatgaGTTTCTTTCAAATCTCCAATGGATACTTGACACTCTTCCTAGCCAAGCATGTCTGAAGAGAAGTGTAGCAAGTCCAAAAGCAACGCTGACCAACATCGGTGAAGATAACGCACGctttatttacatttttgctTTAGTTAGGGTGGGAAAATAGTGGCCATAAAAAAAGGTactgtatgtatatatatataaaagaaaaatcataagtGGAAAACCCCAAAGTCCAAACAACTTAATCTTACGAttctgatttatttatttattttttattgtgaacCCCTAAGTTAGGTATATATAAGAACTAATTTTGACTTTTAAGAATCTCTTAATTGGACTAAAATCAAGAACAATTAGTGTTCCTTGATTTTAGTCCATCAAGAATatcaacatgtgctaaatgtttGTATGATACATAAACACGCTTCTTTCATTTCTTAAGCATTGCATGATTCTATCTAGATTAGTGGAAAAGGTTTTATGATCGATCATGTGATTGAGTCCCATTTCAGCTTTCAGTGAATAGCCTTGGCCGAAGGGTGTAGGTAGACCACACTTTAGATTGGTCTTGTAGGAGGAAAAAACTTAAGTGCTCCGGGAGcaatgctccctcctctcacatgagaGTGGGCCCCACACGTGGGTTCCATGTGTGGGGCCCATCTCTCATGTGAGAGAAGGGAGCATTGCTCTCGGAGCATGTAAGAATTACCCCTTGTAGGAATAGATACCTTACACCATGTCCCCTTAGTTAGcctaaggggaaaaaaagttgTTTGAGCTACTCCACCTATGATTTTGGGAACCATCTAAGGATTCAGATTAAGTGCAATaactataaaaagtaaaatggtaaaaaagctaaaagttaaacATTTTGATCCgaggtaaataaaaaataaaaaactattgcGCTAACAATATTACTTGCCTACCAGATCTCAATCCTACGTACAACATTAATCATTTTCTGTAACCCTAGAGTTTGTGAAGGTAAACGACAGTGTTGCCATAATTGCTGCTTATTATCCTCTCACTAACTCCTTTCACCGACTTAATCAGCGGAGGGTCTAAGACCAACCCACCTAAGTTTGGTCTTTGATTTGGAGAGTTGCCTTTGTTTGTGAAGGAAAAAGTATAAAAGTTCTGCGCACCAAGTAAACCTTTACTCggcttaaaaaatatttattttacattttaaaaaactacttaatttattttaccaACTCATTAACAATACATCTAATATTCAATTTCTTATTCTTACatacaacataataaaataatagagagAGATTGAATGAGAGAGTCAGGAGGAGAGAGAagttaaaaatgaataaaaaataagtacaaaCTTACTGTTCataattgctaaatttttttagcaatagTACACACCCGGGTAAAATCCAAATGGATTAATGCGGTGTTCATCAAAAGGGAAAATTCCAAGAagtacaaaattacaaaatatgatCTTCATGATTCTGCAAGGCATAAAATCTGTGCAAACAGAAAAATAAGAGTACACATAAAAATTGACCATAATTTAGTTTTCATCCTTCAATTAAactagatctctctctctctctctctctctctctctctctatatgttGATCGTGGATCAATACTTTAGGGCACAAACTCCTTTTGGCTCTCCTCCTGCTTCTCGTACTCTTCCATAGTGTTGAACTCATTTGGGTACATATTATTTCCGTAGTAGCCTTCATTTTTGGCGGTTCCCCTCCCTGACTCATACCCATTAAGATTGGTATTCACATTTTGAACTTCAAAATAGTACTTACCATTCTCCATGAACCTTGTGTCACTCATCCCTTGTCTTTCACTCTGGTAGCCATTGCTGTTGTAGTAGCCATTGGTATTGTAGTTGTTTGCATAGCCATTGCTATTATAGTTGGTTGTATAACCATTATTGCTGCTGTAGCTGCTGCTGAAGCCATTGTTGTAATTGTTGGGGTTGCCAttgttgttgtagttgttgGGGTTGCTATTGTAATTGTACAAGTTTGTTTTCGGATAGCCTGTCTTATACCTTTCACCTGTGAGTTCTTCAGATAGATTTTCATCTTCAAAATTGGTGGTAGTAGTAGTGGGTGTCTCCTTTGTGGGAGGGAATTGGTTGGAGGCATGACCATAAAGGCCATAGCCATAGCCATTTTCACTTTCAGAGTAAGTTGGTTCTGGTGTTACTTCTGGTGTTTGTGCTGTTACTGGTTCTATTGCTGGCGCTGGTGCTGGAGTTAGTGTAGGTTCTggtgttggagtaggagcttcaGCTGTAAGGGAGACTTTGAGAACTGGCATATTGTAGTTAGCATTGTCATGGGTGAACTTGCTAAAGAACCTGCTCTCTCTAGCTTGAATTTGCAGTGAGGAGAAGAGAACTaggaggaagaaaaaagaaaggtgtTTTGCTAAGGAAGCCATTAGAAGAAAACAGTTCTCTTCTAAACTGTTCTTTAGCAAGTTCTGTCAGTACTGAAATTCTCATGTTACCAAGTGATCCCTTTTATAAACTCTCGTCCCTCACATTTAATGAACCGGGTAATTATGCGTGGATTGAGGAAAGGCAAGGATTGTGGGGTaggaaaaatggaaaatgatgGCATATAGTGCACACTGCATGTGCATTTCATGACAATGTCTAACAAGGGAGGCACCTATTATTCTTTTCTACAAGAACACATTAGTATTAGAGTCTAAGTCAAAAGGGTGgctattttcttttctagatGCGAAAACAGACACCTTTTTTCTGTCTGAAATTAAGGAGGGGACCCATGCGGCCATGCCATGCCTCTGTCCTAAATACTAGCATTTAGCAGTTGAGTTAGTTAGGCACCAACcagaaaataaaacacaaattaaaaataaaatctataaaaggaagaagagaaagTAATAAggaaattattcaattaacCAAAGATAGCTGGGAGGCCACAGTAGT from Castanea sativa cultivar Marrone di Chiusa Pesio chromosome 6, ASM4071231v1 includes:
- the LOC142638053 gene encoding uncharacterized protein LOC142638053, producing the protein MASLAKHLSFFFLLVLFSSLQIQARESRFFSKFTHDNANYNMPVLKVSLTAEAPTPTPEPTLTPAPAPAIEPVTAQTPEVTPEPTYSESENGYGYGLYGHASNQFPPTKETPTTTTTNFEDENLSEELTGERYKTGYPKTNLYNYNSNPNNYNNNGNPNNYNNGFSSSYSSNNGYTTNYNSNGYANNYNTNGYYNSNGYQSERQGMSDTRFMENGKYYFEVQNVNTNLNGYESGRGTAKNEGYYGNNMYPNEFNTMEEYEKQEESQKEFVP